The following are encoded together in the Halopseudomonas salegens genome:
- a CDS encoding ubiquinone biosynthesis accessory factor UbiJ has protein sequence MSRDPLTGQRLGQLEGKVLFVQASDPDWQLYLLPDAHGIQLLGQSEREPDCSLQAPSSLLIRLAFSSQRQQLLQDPALQLSGDSQVLISLQRIIADLRLDGEAELARWLGPVPAHIIGSSLHKGWQWGQSTGRSLSQSLGEYLTEESRHLVGNNEAAYSGEQIHALRLQLDRLEARIQRLEMDPEDRDA, from the coding sequence GTGAGCCGCGACCCACTGACCGGACAACGCCTGGGCCAGCTAGAAGGCAAGGTGCTGTTCGTGCAAGCCAGTGACCCGGACTGGCAGCTCTATCTGCTACCCGATGCGCACGGCATACAGTTGCTGGGCCAGAGTGAACGGGAGCCTGACTGCAGCCTGCAAGCGCCCAGCAGCCTGCTGATACGACTGGCTTTCAGTAGCCAACGCCAGCAGCTGTTGCAGGACCCGGCACTGCAACTGAGCGGTGACAGCCAGGTATTGATCAGTCTGCAACGCATCATTGCTGATCTGCGGCTGGACGGAGAAGCCGAACTGGCGCGTTGGCTGGGCCCGGTTCCTGCGCACATCATCGGCAGCAGCCTGCACAAGGGCTGGCAATGGGGTCAGAGCACGGGCCGCAGCCTGAGCCAGAGTCTGGGCGAATACCTGACCGAGGAAAGCCGTCACCTGGTCGGCAACAATGAAGCCGCCTATAGTGGCGAGCAGATTCACGCCCTGCGCCTGCAACTGGATCGTCTGGAAGCGCGCATCCAACGTCTGGAAATGGACCCGGAAGACCGCGACGCATGA